The following proteins are encoded in a genomic region of Brachypodium distachyon strain Bd21 chromosome 1, Brachypodium_distachyon_v3.0, whole genome shotgun sequence:
- the LOC104585142 gene encoding putative disease resistance protein At3g14460 isoform X2: MEAAIGVASGLIDGVVNLLSNELVQAYVASTELGLNADKIKTSLFYAQDLLQQARQRGMAEDRPGLQGLVQQLSAKADEAEDALDELHYFMFQDQLDGTKYAVPDLGDDLRGHTRHGRHALRHAVGNCIACFSCSRMPQDNLDDGSLAVDTNNPHNATKPASASRSNAGPADKLTFHRVAMSKKIKLVIEQILPLCDRVSELLKINPPHANNTPIVSRKRPIIGSTTTQDTLYGRRDLFEQTLKDIITTSATNSSEKFSVLPIVGPGGIGKTTFTQHLYNDKRIDEHFSVRVWICISTDFDVLKISQQILSRIEGSNNANQTSLDQLQISIAQNLKSKRFLIVFDDIWECTDQSWENLLAPFMKGEAKGSMVLVTTRFPFIAKMVKSINPIPLEGLEPDEFFTFFEAFVFEGKEPEDYQHALNDVARNIAKKLKGSPLAAKTVGRLLRKDLSREHWMGVLENNEWQNQKNDDDIMPSLRISYDYLPFHLKKCFPYFALFPEDYSFRNLEITQFWIAIGVIDKDEKYMEELLDNGFLVKGNDRWGEHYVMHDLLHELSRSVSSQECLNISSSVSFRADAIPKSIRHLSITMEDRYEGTFRREMVKLRSKIDIVNLRALMIFRAYGENIDKILKETFKEIEGLRVLLVEMSSADSLPKNFSKLLHLRYLRVSSPYGLSEMSLPSALPIFYHLIFLDLQDWRSSSNLPEHISRLVNLRHFIAKNELHSNVPEVGKLEQLQELKEFHVKKETLGFEMEELGKLTHLGGELCLRNLEKVASKEEANKANLALKRSLKTLTLVWGTDQAVAGATDVVDGLQPHDNLRELAIEDHGGGVGPPCWLCHDIPFKHLESLALAGVTWGTLPPFGQLPYLKIIRLKNIAGVRIIGPDLGFIHLKEVEFDGMPDLEKWDVGPNCHSFPNLESIVCKNCPKFLALPFFSDCLVPCTKDIHYPNLSKFLVTECPQLPLPPMPYTSTLIRVLIRVEVGDSLGTMSYSGDRLVLRSYGSALAFENMGKLDSISFSGGSTIPWAELPTLTSLRQFLIEEDPGFLSMALLSNLPTSLTSLSLIDCENLTADGFNPLIAAVNLKKLAVYNTGREGPRSVAADLLSELVVASTTKLLLPAAGCFQLETLDVDCISAMLAAPVCSLFATTLHELVFSCDQRVESFTEEEEDALQLLTSLQTLFFWKCPGLPSLPEGLHSLSSLTELQVVGCPEIRSLPKGGLPASLTKLYQDSLPLGLS, translated from the coding sequence ATGGAGGCGGCGATTGGCGTGGCAAGCGGGCTCATCGACGGTGTGGTGAATCTGCTGTCCAATGAGCTCGTGCAAGCGTATGTTGCCAGCACTGAGCTCGGCCTCAACGCCGACAAGATCAAAACGAGTCTGTTCTATGCGCAAGATCTGCTGCAGCAGGCCCGACAGCGGGGCATGGCCGAAGACAGGCCCGGCCTGCAGGGCCTGGTGCAGCAGCTCAGCGCCAAGGCTGACGAGGCCGAGGACGCGCTGGACGAGCTCCACTACTTCATGTTTCAAGACCAGCTAGACGGCACCAAGTACGCCGTGCCGGACCTTGGTGATGACCTCCGTGGTCATACTCGCCACGGTCGCCATGCTCTTCGCCACGCTGTCGGTAACTGCATTGCTTGCTTTTCTTGTTCGCGTATGCCGCAAGATAATCTTGATGATGGTTCTCTTGCTGTTGATACCAATAACCCACACAATGCAACCAAGCCTGCTAGTGCTAGTCGTAGCAATGCTGGACCAGCTGATAAGTTAACATTCCACAGAGTGGCAATgtccaaaaaaattaagttgGTCATAGAGCAAATACTTCCCCTTTGTGATAGAGTCTCTGAGTTGCTCAAAATAAATCCACCTCATGCCAACAACACTCCAATTGTCAGCCGAAAACGTCCTATCATAGGATCAACCACAACACAAGATACATTGTATGGGAGGAGAGACCTTTTTGAGCAAACTTTAAAAGATATCATCACCACCAGTGCAACAAATAGCAGTGAAAAGTTTTCTGTGCTGCCTATAGTTGGTCCGGGGGGCATTGGAAAGACAACTTTCACTCAACACCTGTATAATGATAAAAGGATAGACGAGCACTTCTCTGTTAGGGTTTGGATCTGTATATCAACTGATTTTGATGTGCTTAAGATCAGCCAACAGATCCTTAGCCGCATAGAAGGAAGCAACAATGCAAATCAAACAAGTTTAGATCAGCTCCAAATATCCATCGCACAAAATCTCAAGTCAAAAAGGTTTTTAATTGTCTTCGATGACATATGGGAATGCACTGACCAGAGTTGGGAAAACCTGCTAGCTCCATTCATGAAGGGGGAAGCCAAAGGTAGCATGGTTCTTGTCACAACTCGATTCCCATTTATAGCTAAAATGGTGAAATCAATCAACCCAATACCATTGGAAGGTCTGGAGCCTGATGAATTCTTCACGTTCTTTGAAGCATTTGTATTTGAGGGAAAAGAACCAGAGGATTACCAACATGCCTTAAATGATGTTGCAAGAAATATTGCAAAGAAGTTAAAGGGTTCACCTCTAGCAGCCAAAACAGTTGGTCGATTGTTGAGAAAGGACCTTTCTCGGGAACATTGGATGGGAGTTCTTGAAAACAATGAATGgcaaaaccaaaaaaatgaCGATGATATTATGCCATCTCTAAGGATTAGCTATGATTACCTTCCTTTCCATTTGAAAAAATGTTTTCCTTATTTTGCATTGTTCCCCGAAGATTATAGTTTTAGGAATTTAGAGATTACCCAGTTTTGGATTGCAATAGGAGTCATAGACAAAGATGAGAAATACATGGAAGAACTACTGGACAATGGTTTTCTCGTAAAGGGGAATGATCGTTGGGGTGAACACTATGTGATGCATGATTTATTGCATGAACTGTCACGGAGTGTTTCATCCCAAGAATGCCTCAATATAAGTAGTAGTGTAAGTTTTAGAGCTGATGCCATCCCAAAATCTATTCGACACTTGTCTATTACTATGGAAGATAGATATGAGGGGACTTTTAGGAGAGAAATGGTGAAATTGAGGAGCAAGATAGACATTGTAAATTTGCGGGCTTTGATGATTTTTAGAGCGTACGGGGAAAATATTGATAAGATTTTGAAAGAAACTTTTAAGGAAATAGAGGGTCTCCGTGTCCTACTTGTAGAAATGAGCTCTGCAGACTCTCTGCCCAAAAACTTCTCAAAACTTCTCCACCTCCGGTACCTAAGAGTTAGCTCACCATATGGCTTATCAGAGATGAGCTTACCCAGTGCACTACCAATATTTTATCACTTGATATTCTTGGACCTACAAGATTGGCGCAGTAGTTCTAATTTGCCTGAGCACATTAGTCGCCTTGTGAATTTACGCCATTTCATTGCTAAAAATGAACTCCACTCCAATGTTCCTGAGGTTGGTAAGCTAGAGCAACTACAAGAGCTAAAAGAATTCCATGTTAAGAAAGAGACTCTTGGATTTGAAATGGAAGAGTTGGGGAAACTGACACATCTTGGAGGAGAACTCTGTTTACGTAATCTTGAAAAGGTTGCTAGCAAGGAAGAAGCTAATAAAGCCAATCTGGCTTTGAAAAGGAGTCTGAAAACATTGACACTAGTTTGGGGTACAGATCAAGCAGTTGCAGGTGCTACCGATGTTGTTGATGGTCTCCAGCCACATGATAATCTCAGAGAACTTGCCATTGAAGATCATGGTGGAGGCGTTGGTCCTCCTTGTTGGTTGTGTCATGACATACCCTTTAAACATTTGGAGTCTCTTGCTCTAGCTGGTGTGACTTGGGGCACACTTCCACCTTTTGGGCAGCTACCGTATCTCAAGATCATAAGGTTGAAAAATATTGCCGGGGTGCGTATTATAGGACCTGACCTTGGTTTCATTCACTTGAAGGAAGTTGAATTTGATGGGATGCCAGATCTCGAGAAGTGGGATGTGGGACCTAACTGCCATTCGTTTCCAAATCTTGAAAGCATCGTGTGCAAAAATTGTCCCAAATTCCTTGCACTGCCATTTTTTTCTGATTGCCTTGTCCCTTGCACAAAAGACATACACTATCCCAACCTATCTAAATTTCTTGTTACAGAATGCCCTCAGTTGCCCCTGCCCCCCATGCCTTATACTTCCACCCTGATACGTGTCCTGATACGTGTTGAAGTAGGTGATAGCCTTGGGACAATGAGTTACAGTGGAGATCGTTTGGTATTGCGGAGCTATGGCAGTGCATTAGCCTTCGAAAATATGGGCAAACTTGACAGCATCTCATTTTCAGGGGGGTCAACAATTCCATGGGCGGAACTTCCAACTCTAACCTCCCTCAGGCAATTTTTGATTGAAGAAGACCCAGGCTTTCTATCAATGGCTCTGCTCTCAAACCTCCCCACGTCTCTCACCAGTCTATCACTAATAGATTGCGAGAATTTAACAGCGGATGGGTTCAATCCTCTCATCGCAGCTGTCAACCTCAAGAAATTGGCGGTCTACAACACAGGACGAGAGGGTCCTCGCTCTGTAGCCGCGGATCTTCTCTCAGAATTGGTGGTGGCAAGCACGACCAAACTGTTGTTGCCTGCTGCAGGCTGCTTCCAATTGGAAACACTCGACGTGGATTGCATCTCAGCGATGCTTGCTGCTCCCGTCTGCAGCCTCTTCGCCACCACTCTCCACGAATTAGTCTTCAGTTGTGATCAGCGGGTGGAAAGCTTCacggaagaggaagaggatgcgCTTCAGCTCCTCACCTCCCTCCAAACCCTATTTTTTTGGAAGTGCCCGGGTCTGCCGTCCCTCCCTGAAGGGTTACACAGCCTTTCTTCTCTCACGGAACTACAAGTCGTTGGTTGTCCTGAGATCCGGTCGCTGCCCAAGGGGGGCCTCCCCGCTTCTCTCACGAAACTCTATCAGGACTCTCTGCCTCTCGGGCTGTCCTGA